One window from the genome of Archocentrus centrarchus isolate MPI-CPG fArcCen1 unplaced genomic scaffold, fArcCen1 scaffold_41_ctg1, whole genome shotgun sequence encodes:
- the LOC115777024 gene encoding C-type natriuretic peptide 2-like, producing the protein MAAASSTFIPLVLLFLAVTVDSRPSPQRGNKQVLHTLFGSHLSTLILANPTSDDITEGSAGRPAQASSSPSGVLPVSHAPVKRLVDRKEAVPQFFLDFLRRQAKMRRRSRKSMVGGRGCFGMKMDRIGSMSGLGC; encoded by the exons ATGGCTGCTGCTTCATCTACTTTTATTCCCctcgtcctcctcttcctcgctgTCACTGTGGACTCAAGACCTTCACCTCAACGAGGCAACAAACAG GTCTTACACACTCTGTTTGGCTCTCATCTTTCAACTCTCATCTTGGCCAACCCCACctctgatgacatcacagaggGATCGGCCGGACGCCCCGCCCAGGCTTCCTCATCTCCCTCTGGAGTATTGCCTGTGAGCCACGCCCCGGTGAAGCGACTGGTTGACAGGAAGGAGGCAGTTCCTCAGTTCTTCCTTGACTTCCTGCGGCGGCAGGCCAAGATGCGGAGGCGGAGCCGCAAGTCGatggtgggaggcagaggatgCTTCGGGATGAAGATGGACCGTATCGGCTCCATGAGCGGGCTGGGCTGTTAG